A DNA window from Deltaproteobacteria bacterium contains the following coding sequences:
- a CDS encoding ABC transporter substrate-binding protein, producing MKHWIRKRSVMFAAVLWLLTAAAAQAASAPVLQSPAPGKPRSGGTLRMGIVKDIGTPIPFVAYTSTSQYVKDNMYEPLLMFDQKGEIHPWLATVWTPNANSTEWTFKLRQGVKFHDGRELTSADVVWSAKHTMNPANGAAGQGQLAGNVRDVIAVDKHTVKFITPGPRGLLPELLADTSILHIAPRESMAPGQQEMTGGAPPPGTGPFKFKSWTPGQEFNVVRNEQYWGGAPYLDGVRFQVIIETNSRGAAIQAGDLDWTERLGPTFVKRIESGQLKGLHYAPIGQAGLVQLVLNTELAPLNDVRVRRAIALSLDREAILKEATFGYGVPVQSWASAGSDWENTIGFKWQRNIEEAKRLLKEAGYAGKPITLGATRGQDDPWTEAVVRHAADAGIKFAIQNLAGAELIQKTVAGELHVSVYGGGANGEPLVGNMQYISCSNGKAGVGNVSNYCTPQLEKLLNQYMEESSRAKRLAIWKQVAHKFFIEDVAYFPLGWANTRNYVWRDKVKNWSRGPGQEYTHAKGGLWRTWLEQ from the coding sequence ATGAAGCATTGGATTAGGAAAAGGTCCGTCATGTTTGCGGCGGTGCTCTGGTTGTTAACCGCGGCAGCAGCCCAGGCGGCTTCGGCCCCGGTGTTGCAATCGCCGGCTCCCGGCAAACCGCGCTCTGGAGGAACGCTGCGGATGGGTATTGTCAAAGACATCGGCACGCCCATTCCCTTTGTCGCCTACACGTCCACCTCGCAGTATGTGAAGGACAACATGTACGAGCCGCTGCTGATGTTTGACCAGAAGGGCGAGATTCATCCCTGGCTTGCCACCGTCTGGACGCCCAACGCCAATTCCACCGAGTGGACGTTCAAGCTGCGCCAGGGCGTGAAGTTTCACGACGGTCGCGAACTGACGTCTGCCGACGTAGTCTGGTCGGCAAAGCATACTATGAATCCCGCCAACGGCGCCGCGGGACAAGGCCAGCTGGCTGGCAATGTGCGGGACGTGATTGCCGTAGACAAGCACACGGTGAAATTCATCACGCCGGGGCCGCGCGGCTTGCTGCCCGAGTTGCTGGCGGACACGTCGATTTTGCACATTGCGCCGAGAGAATCGATGGCGCCCGGCCAACAGGAAATGACGGGGGGAGCGCCGCCGCCGGGCACCGGCCCATTCAAGTTCAAGTCGTGGACGCCCGGGCAGGAATTCAACGTGGTGCGCAACGAACAGTATTGGGGCGGCGCTCCCTATCTGGACGGCGTGCGTTTCCAGGTCATCATCGAAACCAATTCGCGCGGCGCCGCCATCCAGGCCGGCGATCTCGACTGGACCGAGCGCCTGGGGCCGACGTTTGTGAAGCGCATCGAAAGCGGGCAGCTCAAAGGCTTGCACTATGCGCCCATCGGCCAAGCCGGACTCGTCCAGCTGGTGCTCAACACCGAGCTCGCGCCTTTGAACGACGTGCGCGTGCGCCGCGCCATCGCGCTATCGCTGGACCGAGAAGCGATTTTGAAAGAGGCCACCTTTGGCTATGGTGTTCCGGTGCAGAGCTGGGCGTCAGCGGGCAGCGACTGGGAGAACACCATTGGCTTTAAGTGGCAGAGAAATATCGAAGAGGCAAAGCGCTTGCTCAAAGAAGCCGGCTACGCGGGCAAGCCGATTACCCTGGGGGCGACGCGCGGGCAGGACGACCCGTGGACCGAAGCGGTGGTGCGGCACGCCGCCGATGCGGGGATCAAGTTCGCGATTCAAAACCTGGCCGGCGCCGAGCTTATCCAAAAGACCGTCGCCGGTGAGCTGCATGTCTCCGTCTATGGCGGTGGCGCCAACGGCGAGCCGTTAGTGGGCAATATGCAATACATTTCTTGCAGCAACGGCAAGGCGGGCGTCGGCAATGTTTCCAACTATTGCACGCCCCAGTTGGAAAAGTTGCTCAATCAGTACATGGAAGAGTCGAGCCGGGCCAAGCGGTTGGCGATCTGGAAACAAGTAGCGCACAAGTTTTTCATAGAAGACGTCGCCTACTTCCCCCTCGGCTGGGCGAACACGCGCAACTATGTCTGGCGCGACAAGGTAAAAAACTGGTCGCGCGGGCCAGGACAGGAATACACCCACGCCAAAGGCGGGCTGTGGCGGACGTGGCTGGAACAGTAA
- a CDS encoding amidohydrolase, translating into MATLKMKYGVISADDHVQEAPDVWTKRMSKAKFGDDIPHIVTLPDGSQTWALGGNAQGFGGLARISGVNAKVRTWDDVPASTYLAKDRLKILDEEEVDASVLFPNIIGITNQNFQKEGSEEFRLACIRAYNDWLIEEWQDYSPRFIAQCVTPMWDVKLCVEEIQRAVKRGHKALAWHGAPHVLGLKHFNDPYWYPVFETCCDLDVPLCLHSTALPALPSWPSLEPGARLALGVSMTFVSHMEIVSNILYSGVFEKFPKLKTISVESGVGWLAYLLEELDHEFDERKVAQNTTLTKKPSQVFSANMWATFWHERHGIRSVDEIGVDKIMYSTDYPHGTTTWPKSIWCRTHSLQDVESVEDRKKILMDNAIALFKLDVDKSHIEQPLYKPGPIKVGPMPEVIKPEKASV; encoded by the coding sequence ATGGCAACCCTGAAAATGAAATATGGCGTTATCTCCGCTGACGATCACGTCCAAGAAGCGCCTGACGTGTGGACGAAGCGAATGTCCAAAGCTAAATTCGGCGATGACATCCCGCACATCGTCACTTTGCCGGATGGCAGCCAGACCTGGGCGCTCGGTGGCAATGCGCAGGGGTTTGGCGGCTTGGCGCGCATCTCCGGCGTCAACGCCAAAGTGCGCACTTGGGACGATGTTCCGGCGTCCACTTACCTCGCCAAGGATCGCCTGAAGATTCTCGACGAAGAAGAAGTCGACGCCTCGGTGCTCTTTCCCAACATCATCGGCATCACCAATCAGAATTTCCAGAAAGAGGGCAGCGAGGAGTTTCGCTTGGCGTGCATTCGCGCCTACAACGACTGGCTTATTGAAGAGTGGCAAGATTATTCGCCAAGGTTTATCGCGCAGTGCGTGACGCCGATGTGGGATGTGAAGCTGTGCGTCGAAGAAATCCAGCGCGCGGTCAAACGCGGCCACAAAGCGCTGGCCTGGCACGGCGCGCCGCACGTGCTCGGCTTGAAACACTTCAACGATCCCTATTGGTATCCGGTCTTCGAGACCTGCTGCGACTTGGATGTGCCGCTGTGCTTGCACTCCACCGCTTTGCCAGCATTGCCATCGTGGCCCTCGCTGGAGCCCGGTGCCAGGCTGGCGCTAGGTGTGTCGATGACGTTTGTCAGCCATATGGAAATCGTGTCGAATATTCTCTACTCCGGCGTGTTTGAAAAATTTCCCAAGCTAAAAACCATCAGCGTCGAAAGCGGCGTGGGCTGGCTGGCCTATCTATTGGAAGAGCTGGACCATGAGTTCGACGAGCGCAAAGTCGCTCAAAACACGACCCTCACGAAGAAGCCCAGCCAAGTTTTTAGCGCCAACATGTGGGCGACGTTTTGGCATGAACGCCACGGCATCCGCAGCGTCGATGAAATTGGCGTCGACAAGATCATGTATTCAACGGACTATCCGCACGGCACGACCACCTGGCCCAAATCGATCTGGTGCCGGACTCATTCGCTACAGGATGTGGAATCGGTCGAGGACCGAAAAAAAATCCTGATGGACAACGCCATCGCGCTCTTCAAGCTCGACGTCGACAAGTCACACATCGAACAACCGCTGTACAAACCCGGCCCGATCAAAGTCGGGCCGATGCCGGAGGTCATCAAGCCGGAGAAGGCGAGTGTGTGA